Part of the Pseudarthrobacter sp. NBSH8 genome is shown below.
TCAAGTTCCGTGAACTCGTCGCGGCACACGTCGACGATCTCGCCGAACTGATCACCGCCGAGCACGGCAAGGTCCTCTCCGACGCCAAGGGCGAGATCGGCCGCGGCCTCGAAGTCATCGAGTTCGCCTGCGGCATCCCCACCCTCCTCAAGGGCGACTACTCGGACCAGGTCTCCACCGGCATCGACGTCTTCTCCTTCCGCGAGCCGCTCGGCGTGGTGGCCGGGATCACCCCGTTCAACTTCCCCGTGATGGTGCCGCTGTGGATGGCCCCGATGGCCATCGCCGCCGGCAATGCCTTCATCCTCAAGCCCTCCGAGCGTGACCCGTCCGCCTCGATGCTGTTGGCCAAGCTGTGGAAGCAGGCCGGCCTGCCCGACGGCGTGTTCCAGGTCCTGCACGGCGACAAGGAAACCGTGGAGGGGCTCCTGACCCACCCGGACGTGGACGGCATCTCGTTCGTCGGCTCCACTCCGATCGCCCAGTACGTCCACGAGACCGCCACCAAGCACGGCAAGCGCGTCCAGGCCCTGGGCGGCGCGAAGAACCACGCGATCATCATGCCCGATGCCGACCTGGACAACGCGGCGGACCACCTCGCCGCCGCCGCCTTCGGTTCCGCCGGCGAACGCTGCATGGCCATCTCCGTGGCCGTCGCCGTCGGGGACGCCGCGGACCTGATCGTCAAGAAGGTCGAAGAGCGCGCTCTCGCCGTCAAGGTCAACAACGGCACCGCGCCCGACGCCGAAATGGGCCCCGTGATCACGCCCGCCTCCAAGGAACGGATCGTGAAGATCGTCACCGAGGCCGAAGCCGCCGGCGCGGCCATGGTGGTGGACGGCCGCGACCTGGTTGTCCCCGGCCACGAGCAAGGCTTCTGGGTCGGCCCCACGGTCATCGACCACGTCAAGACCGAAATGACCGCCTACACCGAGGAAATCTTCGGACCGGTCCTCGTGGTGGTCCGCGTCGATGACCTGGACGCAGGCATCGCCCTGATCAATGCCAACCCCTACGGCAACGGCACCGCGATCTTCACCTCCTCCGGTGCCAACGCCCGCAAGTTCCAGCGTTCGGTGACCGTGGGCATGATCGGCATCAACGTGCCGCTGCCCGTGCCGGTGGCCTACCACTCCTTCGGCGGCTGGAAGGCCTCGCTGTTCGGTGACAAGCACATCTACGGCCCCGAAGGCGTCTCCTTCTACACCCGCGGCAAGG
Proteins encoded:
- a CDS encoding CoA-acylating methylmalonate-semialdehyde dehydrogenase, whose product is MSTTTVTTTINHFINGAETAGVGTRTQPVYNPATGAVSAELRLANRADLDNTVAAARAAADTWGDISLAKRTNVLFKFRELVAAHVDDLAELITAEHGKVLSDAKGEIGRGLEVIEFACGIPTLLKGDYSDQVSTGIDVFSFREPLGVVAGITPFNFPVMVPLWMAPMAIAAGNAFILKPSERDPSASMLLAKLWKQAGLPDGVFQVLHGDKETVEGLLTHPDVDGISFVGSTPIAQYVHETATKHGKRVQALGGAKNHAIIMPDADLDNAADHLAAAAFGSAGERCMAISVAVAVGDAADLIVKKVEERALAVKVNNGTAPDAEMGPVITPASKERIVKIVTEAEAAGAAMVVDGRDLVVPGHEQGFWVGPTVIDHVKTEMTAYTEEIFGPVLVVVRVDDLDAGIALINANPYGNGTAIFTSSGANARKFQRSVTVGMIGINVPLPVPVAYHSFGGWKASLFGDKHIYGPEGVSFYTRGKVVTSRWPEPTHASGASYNFPSN